In one Leptolyngbyaceae cyanobacterium genomic region, the following are encoded:
- a CDS encoding ParM/StbA family protein, which translates to MARPKKVAVPDAVAVMDFGGLSTRVFYLGSHKSQTNSFIMESQVGPVSRDTANAYTLPNLTSTSPENIAWVAINNDCRAVGYLAASQFNAHIGLNGLKYSSALYKALAALWVISRKLDLGHHFSIAIAVFLPPGEFNDSKQFFELLSRAAASFETPTGRFSVKLDKTQALQEGGGISIVHNSKLGAAFKTRVTAFAMVGFRNASLVVAARGAVGKGKTSDLGMVRMVELVQERTSNYDLARLAEAIAISGDRYNRPYFYRIARNREEAAREREVDELIAAVKQSRSDYARMLTHWLDEVLPPDTDEIVFCGGTAEYLKPELRSHYSRYAQSWHAGIVVPPELDPNGLGHRLADAYGLFIYFKSQFEGLRHKSIQATEVESTEESAEPSNEPTESSSELAAESSTKTTDIETPPVAAVSAKDTGELDAVSLLSGPYRGGGKKKENSESCLNGKISHE; encoded by the coding sequence ATGGCCAGACCAAAAAAAGTTGCCGTACCCGATGCTGTGGCAGTAATGGATTTCGGCGGCTTATCCACCAGAGTCTTTTACCTTGGGTCGCACAAGAGCCAAACCAATTCCTTCATCATGGAATCCCAAGTAGGGCCAGTTAGCCGAGATACAGCCAATGCCTACACCTTGCCCAACTTGACTTCCACCTCTCCCGAAAACATTGCTTGGGTTGCCATTAACAACGATTGTCGAGCAGTCGGTTACTTAGCTGCATCTCAATTCAATGCACATATCGGCTTAAATGGCCTCAAATACAGCAGCGCCTTATACAAAGCCTTAGCTGCATTATGGGTAATATCGCGAAAATTAGATTTAGGCCATCACTTCAGTATAGCGATCGCAGTCTTCCTACCCCCTGGCGAATTTAACGACTCCAAGCAATTCTTCGAGCTATTAAGTCGAGCCGCAGCTTCCTTTGAAACACCCACTGGCAGATTTTCAGTCAAACTCGACAAAACCCAAGCTCTGCAAGAGGGAGGCGGCATTTCCATCGTTCACAATAGCAAACTCGGAGCCGCTTTCAAAACCAGAGTAACAGCCTTTGCAATGGTGGGATTTCGCAATGCCTCTCTAGTCGTGGCAGCCAGAGGTGCTGTCGGTAAAGGCAAAACCTCCGACTTAGGCATGGTGCGAATGGTCGAACTCGTACAAGAACGCACCTCTAACTACGATCTGGCTCGGTTAGCAGAAGCGATCGCTATTTCAGGCGATCGATACAACCGTCCTTACTTCTACCGTATCGCACGCAATCGAGAAGAAGCTGCTAGGGAAAGAGAAGTAGACGAATTGATTGCCGCCGTGAAGCAATCTCGTTCTGACTATGCAAGGATGTTAACGCATTGGCTTGATGAAGTGCTACCCCCCGATACCGATGAAATTGTCTTTTGCGGCGGTACAGCCGAATACCTCAAACCTGAGTTACGTTCTCACTATTCCCGTTACGCTCAATCTTGGCACGCAGGTATTGTAGTGCCACCAGAATTAGACCCAAATGGATTAGGACATCGTTTAGCAGATGCTTACGGTTTGTTTATTTATTTCAAATCTCAGTTTGAGGGATTGCGTCATAAGTCTATTCAAGCAACTGAGGTCGAATCAACAGAGGAAAGTGCTGAGCCTTCTAACGAACCGACTGAATCTTCTTCGGAACTTGCTGCTGAATCGAGTACTAAGACAACTGATATAGAAACCCCTCCTGTAGCGGCGGTCAGTGCGAAAGATACAGGTGAATTGGATGCCGTTTCCCTATTATCAGGACCTTACCGGGGAGGCGGAAAGAAAAAAGAAAACAGTGAGTCCTGTTTGAATGGAAAAATCAGTCATGAGTGA
- a CDS encoding DUF6753 family protein produces the protein MQYDDILQPDEFGEELGSAELAETEDTIPEANNKFAHKQEFWEAIDDELKTKRSQHESPLSAPPKYERNTESLISQVLKGKDPEFRANVINTAYRYGLDKNDPLLIILLATGQLELLLEQKPDEIDNFFKDWQYKWRSDLKDSQAIISQEIEQVQQFVDNWAQSSREVLERQSKAAIKVQSRNISNSVKTLVRQAALEKVAHDIWSVIFGSGVVFGAVAIGAFVGLAIPRFTPSPELDPTGLRQLTLKEATALEWGLSNEGQFAQKNADTIRWAMSNEGKYARQFMSWNQALLSEKNGKKLCETEVSRLGVTLTVEGKASKGGFCTLWTRSPKERQFSSN, from the coding sequence ATGCAATATGATGACATTTTACAACCAGACGAATTTGGTGAAGAATTAGGTAGCGCTGAACTAGCTGAAACTGAAGATACAATACCAGAAGCAAATAATAAGTTTGCTCACAAACAAGAGTTTTGGGAAGCTATTGACGATGAATTGAAAACAAAGCGATCGCAGCATGAATCGCCTCTATCTGCCCCACCAAAATACGAGCGAAATACCGAATCATTAATCAGCCAAGTGCTGAAAGGGAAAGACCCCGAATTCCGTGCTAATGTCATCAACACAGCTTACCGATACGGTCTAGATAAAAATGACCCCCTTTTAATCATTTTACTGGCTACAGGTCAGCTAGAACTACTGTTAGAACAGAAACCAGATGAGATTGACAACTTTTTTAAAGACTGGCAATATAAATGGCGCTCAGACTTAAAAGATTCTCAAGCAATTATCAGCCAAGAAATAGAGCAAGTACAACAGTTTGTTGATAATTGGGCGCAGTCAAGTCGAGAAGTTCTAGAACGTCAGAGTAAAGCAGCAATTAAAGTACAAAGCCGCAATATCTCTAATTCAGTAAAAACCTTAGTGCGACAAGCTGCATTAGAAAAAGTAGCTCACGATATTTGGTCGGTAATTTTTGGCAGTGGCGTGGTGTTTGGTGCAGTTGCAATTGGCGCGTTTGTAGGATTAGCAATTCCCCGTTTTACTCCATCACCAGAACTCGATCCAACTGGACTCCGACAGTTAACATTGAAAGAAGCAACAGCATTAGAATGGGGATTAAGCAATGAGGGTCAATTTGCTCAAAAGAATGCCGATACTATTCGCTGGGCTATGAGTAATGAAGGGAAATACGCTCGTCAGTTTATGAGTTGGAATCAAGCACTGTTGAGCGAAAAGAATGGTAAAAAGCTGTGCGAAACTGAAGTTAGCCGTTTGGGAGTTACTTTAACAGTTGAAGGAAAAGCTTCCAAGGGAGGATTTTGTACTTTGTGGACTCGTTCTCCAAAAGAAAGACAGTTTAGCAGTAATTAA
- a CDS encoding thermonuclease family protein has protein sequence MWAQVTGVRGSDRTDLSGKNGKVLVMSVESDRYGRTVAEVFVRNGLGDISFQEEMLKSGLAYYYAKYVSNCPNYAAFE, from the coding sequence GTGTGGGCACAGGTCACAGGTGTCAGGGGAAGCGATCGCACTGACTTATCTGGCAAAAATGGGAAAGTTTTGGTTATGAGTGTGGAGAGCGATCGCTATGGCCGCACCGTCGCGGAGGTGTTTGTGCGGAATGGCTTAGGTGATATTAGTTTTCAGGAAGAAATGCTAAAGTCTGGACTAGCTTATTACTATGCTAAATACGTCTCAAACTGCCCCAATTATGCTGCCTTTGAATAG